Proteins encoded in a region of the Podarcis muralis chromosome 6, rPodMur119.hap1.1, whole genome shotgun sequence genome:
- the CAMK2N2 gene encoding calcium/calmodulin-dependent protein kinase II inhibitor 2 — MSEILPYNDDKVARYGTDSEVGDISFSCRLQDTNSWGNQSKRPPKLGQIGRAKRVVIEDDRIDEVLKGMTDKSPSGV; from the exons ATGTCTGAGATCCTGCCCTACAACGACGACAAAGTGGCCCGCTATGGCACCGACTCGGAAGTCGGAGACATCTCCTTCAGCTGCCGCCTGCAGGACACCAACTCCTGGGGCAACCAGTCCAAGCGGCCCCCCAAGCTGGGCCAGATTGGCAGAGCCAAGCGAG TGGTGATCGAAGACGATAGAATAGACGAGGTCTTGAAGGGGATGACAGACAAGTCGCCTTCTGGGGTATAA